The following DNA comes from Gammaproteobacteria bacterium.
AGCTAAGCCCTGTCTTAATGGATTCTTTCATTGATATCAGGCGTTGCTCGTAAGGCTAGACGTTACGCGACAGCCCTAGGCCAGATTTTTAGCGACAAAGTACGACATTTTGGGAATCATTCTCGTGCGTCACCAGCCAACTCTGTTGGCAGTACCGCAAGATGAACGACTGAAGCCAACTGCGTTATTTTTATTATATCGCGCATCATTGGCTTCGAATTGATATGCGCTCAATAAGGTGTGACCCTAAATATAATGGGATGAAGAATCAGTATAGCGCCGTATAGTAGCGCACTGACGATAATGATAGGCCAGCCAATTTCAACGATGTTCAAATGATTGCGGCCTGAGATGATCGCCGCAAAAGGTAAGTTTGATGTGATCTCTGCAAACTCGTTCCTTTTATCCCCTGCTTGTTTTTTACATTTTAGATCGGTCAGATAGGAGCTGACTGCCGCAAGAAGAAAAAAACCGCCGAAAAAGATCACCGACGATTTATCTCCGTTTGCGATGATATGCGATAGCGACCAGAGTACGATGCTCCATTGTACGGAATGGCGAGTAATACGCAGAATTCCGTTCACGTTGGGGCTCCTATCAATCGCCCCTCGCGTTTGGATCCCAGCGGGATGCTTCGCAGTCACGCCAGCAACCTGGAGTACGGCAGCGAAAGGCATGATGAATAGAGGGACGGTGTGTAGTGGCGGGCTTGGGAGCCATAGGAAATCGTCGTGGGAGTCTTTACGTAAGCCATGATCATACACGAGAGCGCGATGACTGAAATAACGGCATAGAGGATTAGGAAATGGGTCTCTCCCAAGCGACGCACGGTGGCAGACCGAATCGGGGCGCTTGAAAGGGCCAAGTGGCTGGTGACAAAAACAGCGGTGGACAGTCCAAGTAATGAGTACCCATGGCCCATTTGGGTGAAGAGATTAGTGATGTTGCTGAACGACGAGGACCGGGATTTCTGAGATACGTAAGACGCGTTCTGCCACACTGCCCAGTAGCAGGTGGGCAAGCCCGGTTCGGCCATGTGTGCCGATTACAATTAGATCGGCATCAAATGCCTTGGCAGCCCGTGTGATTTCGACGTAGGGGACACCTTCGGCTAACCCTGTCGTGATATTAACGCCTTCGGTGGCCGTCTGCTTGACAAATTCACTGAGTTGTTTTTCCAGGCGTTCCTCTAAGACGGTTTCAAGATCGGTCGGTGTTTCCATAACGCCGTCGGGCAACGTGGACGCGGGCAGCTGGTAGACGTGCATGGCGCGTACCTCCGCGTCGAGTCGTGCCGCAAGATCAACAGCGGTTTCAAAGGCGCGTTGCGAAGCTTTCGAAAAGTCCACTGGACTCAGGATGCGGCGATATTTGATCATGATGTTCTTCCCAAGGCCCCGCGTTTTTTGCACCCTATTGCGCGACTTTATTCATATGCTCGATTATTACTCCGCTCGACAGTACATGTGATTTTCATGTGGTTACGTGCTAGGGCAGGTGGGTTCGGTTTTAGGTGAAGCACTAGTGAAGGGTGCCTTATAAGGAGTCAAGCGGGGGGCCCGGCCTTCAGCAGAGGCATCAATTGGGTTATGTTATCGAGTGCGTCGTCTTGATGGGCAGAGGATCCATAAACGTAATCTCGCGATGTTTAGAAGCATCGGGAACAAGGTGCCCGTGTTGGCTTTGTGTGGGATGGGCCGCGGGGGCATTGCAACAAGGCTGCTACCGAGAGAAGCCTGTGCAATCGGGAAATTTACGATATCCCATTTATCGTCGGTGTACACTATTTAGGGATGAATCGGCTTCATTTAGAGTAAAGCGCGTTATGGCGAGGACACGGGTTAAAAAGGCAACGTCGCAGGCGGCCTGGGAAGCGGTGCAAAACAATGCACGGGCAGTGATTCTCGATGTGCGCACCACAATCGAATACCGGTATGTCGGTCACCCCATCGGGGCAGTTCATGTGCCATGGCAGGAGGCTCCAGGATGGCAAATCAACGGAACTTTTGTCACCGAAGTACGGAATGCTCTACGGGCGCGTAGTGGCGACGGCGAAGAGATCGAAACGATGCCGGTGTTTACTATCTGTCGAAGCGGTAAGCGCTCGCTCGCGGCTGGAGAGGAACTCGCGATGCACGGATTCAAGGAGGTATACAACATCGAGGAAGGGTTCGAGGGGGACTTAGACGAAGGCAAGCATCGAAGCAGCATCAACGGTTGGCGTTTCCGCGGTATGCCGTGGGAACAAACCTAACCGGACGCCTACGGCACGACTTAGGCTGGCCGCGCACAGGATGCGAAGACAGCGCTTGGAACAACATGTGCGGTCGATCCCGAGTAGACGCAAGCCGCCTGCAAGCTTAGCTTCGGATTGATGATTGGCCTCTTGCAACGGGTTAGTTGCGCATCGGTCGAGATCGAGGGTGAGGTGGTTGGTGTGATTGCAGCTGGCCTTGTCGTGTTTCTGGGGGTCGAAAAAGGGGACGGGGAAGCGCAAGCAAATCGCCTCCTCGAGCGTCTCTTGGGTTACCGTGTCTTTACTGATCACGAAGGCAAGATGAACCGCAGTTTGAAGGACATTGATGGCGGACTCCTCCTGATACCGCAATTCACGTTGCCGGCTGACACTAAGAAGGGAATGCGGCCGAGCTTCACGCCAGCAGCCGAGCCCACAGTTGGTAAGCACCTGTTTGACTACGTCGTTCGGCGCGCACACGCACAACACGCTAATGTGGCATACGGCCGCTTCGGCGCCCACATGCAAATCACCCTCACGAACGACGGGCCGGTGACATTTTGGCTTCACGCCCCGCCCACTGCATCTGAGTCAGCCGTACCAAAGTGATTCGGGGGGTTTTGAACGGAAGTGGTTATAGCCAATCTCTTGATGTTAGAAACGCGTCGTAGAGGTCCATCTCGGGTGTATTTGGCTCCGGCTTCCAGTTATAGCGCCACTTCACCACGGGTGGAAGCGACATGAGAATCGACTCAGTACGACCACCGGTCTGGAGCCCAAACAATGTGCCGCGATCATAGATCAAGTTGAATTCCACATAGCGTCCGCGTCGGTAGAGTTGAAAGTCACGTTCCCGTTCTCCGTATGGGGTATCCTTACGGCGTTCAACGATCGGCATGTATGCTGGCACAAAGTGGTCTCCGACGCTTCGGGCGAATGCAAAGCAGCGTTCGAAACCCCACGAGTTAAGGTCATCAAAGAAGAGTCCACCGATACCTCGCGGTTCACTGCGGTGGCGAATATAAAAGTAGTCATCACACCATTTTTTATATTTGGCATAGACATCCTCTCCGAAGCGTGCGCAGGCATTATGGGCGATTTTGTGCCAATGTCGCGCGTCTTTTTCGAAACCGTAATAAGGAGTGAGATCAAAGCCGCCGCCGAACCACCAATGTGGAACCGTGTCTGTTTTCTCTGCGATCAGGAAACGCACATTGGCATGCGAGGTTGGCACATAAGGATTTTTTGGATGGATAACTAATGACATACCCATTGCGTGGTAGCTATGGCCAATAAGATCGGGCCGCTCCGCCGTGGCCGATGGAGGAAGCGTTTTCCCCTGCACATGGGAAAAATTGACGCCGATCCGCTCGAACACCTCTCCATCTGCCAAGACACGGCTACGGCCACCGCCACCTGCTTCGCATTGCCACTGGTCTTCCATGAAGCGACTGCTATGCTCTATCTTTTTGATGGCGTGACAAATGCTCTCCTGCAGGTCGACGAGATATGAGTGTACGGCGTCGATGTCGATGGTATCCATTTCAACCTGCAACTAATAAACAACCGCACTTGGTTTTACCGGCCATGTGAACAGGGTATCCTATTTATGCGAATGTTTGCAGGATTGACAATATGAGTAACCGTAGCGCGCGCGTTAAGCGCGAAACGAAAGAAACCCAGATCGAGGTGACGGTTGGGATTGACGGTAAGGGGTCGTCAACCATCGACACAGGGATCCCTTTTCTCGATCACATGCTTGATCAGGTTGCCCGTCACGGCATGATGGATTTGACGGTTCATGCACAGGGTGACCTAAAAGTTGACGCCCACCACACTGTGGAGGACGTTGGGATCACTTTGGGGCAGGCGTTGCTCCAGGCCCTTGGTGGAAAAAAGGGAATCCGGCGCTACGGGCATGCCTATGTGCCGCTCGATGAGGCACTGTCACGCGTGGTTTTGGACTGTTCAGGCCGCCCCAGTATGGCTTATAACGTGACGTTTCCGCGGGCACGTATCGGTAACTTTGATGTTGATCTGCTACGCGAATTTTTTCAGGGGTTCGTAAACCACGCGCTGGTGACATTACACATTGACACGCTTCGGGGACGTAACG
Coding sequences within:
- a CDS encoding NnrU family protein, producing the protein MYDHGLRKDSHDDFLWLPSPPLHTVPLFIMPFAAVLQVAGVTAKHPAGIQTRGAIDRSPNVNGILRITRHSVQWSIVLWSLSHIIANGDKSSVIFFGGFFLLAAVSSYLTDLKCKKQAGDKRNEFAEITSNLPFAAIISGRNHLNIVEIGWPIIIVSALLYGAILILHPIIFRVTPY
- a CDS encoding universal stress protein, with protein sequence MIKYRRILSPVDFSKASQRAFETAVDLAARLDAEVRAMHVYQLPASTLPDGVMETPTDLETVLEERLEKQLSEFVKQTATEGVNITTGLAEGVPYVEITRAAKAFDADLIVIGTHGRTGLAHLLLGSVAERVLRISEIPVLVVQQHH
- a CDS encoding rhodanese-like domain-containing protein yields the protein MARTRVKKATSQAAWEAVQNNARAVILDVRTTIEYRYVGHPIGAVHVPWQEAPGWQINGTFVTEVRNALRARSGDGEEIETMPVFTICRSGKRSLAAGEELAMHGFKEVYNIEEGFEGDLDEGKHRSSINGWRFRGMPWEQT
- the dtd gene encoding D-aminoacyl-tRNA deacylase, which produces MIGLLQRVSCASVEIEGEVVGVIAAGLVVFLGVEKGDGEAQANRLLERLLGYRVFTDHEGKMNRSLKDIDGGLLLIPQFTLPADTKKGMRPSFTPAAEPTVGKHLFDYVVRRAHAQHANVAYGRFGAHMQITLTNDGPVTFWLHAPPTASESAVPK
- the hemF gene encoding oxygen-dependent coproporphyrinogen oxidase, with product MDTIDIDAVHSYLVDLQESICHAIKKIEHSSRFMEDQWQCEAGGGGRSRVLADGEVFERIGVNFSHVQGKTLPPSATAERPDLIGHSYHAMGMSLVIHPKNPYVPTSHANVRFLIAEKTDTVPHWWFGGGFDLTPYYGFEKDARHWHKIAHNACARFGEDVYAKYKKWCDDYFYIRHRSEPRGIGGLFFDDLNSWGFERCFAFARSVGDHFVPAYMPIVERRKDTPYGERERDFQLYRRGRYVEFNLIYDRGTLFGLQTGGRTESILMSLPPVVKWRYNWKPEPNTPEMDLYDAFLTSRDWL
- the hisB gene encoding imidazoleglycerol-phosphate dehydratase HisB, which codes for MSNRSARVKRETKETQIEVTVGIDGKGSSTIDTGIPFLDHMLDQVARHGMMDLTVHAQGDLKVDAHHTVEDVGITLGQALLQALGGKKGIRRYGHAYVPLDEALSRVVLDCSGRPSMAYNVTFPRARIGNFDVDLLREFFQGFVNHALVTLHIDTLRGRNAHHIAETLFKAFGRALRMALEIDPRSEGALPSTKGSL